A genomic segment from uncultured Desulfuromonas sp. encodes:
- the gspM gene encoding type II secretion system protein GspM, giving the protein MMKFTRPTSLTSLQPNQLLIPVAIFLFVLVVGQWGMDQWRSHLDDLDQAIELRLMQRDKYQRIVESSSAYEKLNNSLSIMQEEIDQTRLFRAASEALSQARFQNLVKDLATKNHIDIRSTRAVSLRAQEQIQRVGLRIDAKGEIGAIRDFLVDLRNDPHYIFVSSLEIRTINPREQRYYYLTAELVAIQDL; this is encoded by the coding sequence ATGATGAAATTTACGCGGCCAACATCGTTGACGTCACTTCAACCGAATCAGTTGCTGATTCCGGTAGCGATCTTTTTGTTTGTTCTGGTTGTCGGGCAGTGGGGTATGGATCAATGGCGCAGCCATCTGGATGATCTGGATCAGGCTATCGAGTTGCGTTTGATGCAGCGCGATAAATATCAGCGTATCGTTGAAAGCAGCTCAGCCTACGAAAAGTTAAACAATTCTTTGTCCATAATGCAGGAAGAGATTGATCAAACGCGTCTGTTCAGGGCGGCATCTGAGGCGTTGTCCCAGGCTCGGTTTCAAAATTTAGTTAAAGATTTGGCTACAAAGAATCACATCGATATTCGTTCTACCCGTGCAGTTTCCCTAAGGGCTCAAGAACAGATACAAAGGGTCGGTTTGCGGATTGACGCGAAGGGGGAAATTGGTGCCATCCGGGACTTCTTAGTCGATTTGCGGAATGACCCTCATTATATTTTCGTCTCATCTCTGGAGATTCGCACCATCAATCCAAGGGAACAACGTTATTACTACCTTACGGCTGAACTTGTGGCCATACAGGATCTGTAA
- a CDS encoding PilN domain-containing protein: MAFLPKTHVLLCCEHRLLLYQIQSQKVVFSQEWALNDEGDFSSALLEVRQALPQKSDEALIVGFPLNAFNFVRFTLPSAAQENLDEAVGYELMRHVAYDLSQAWYDYRVSEEGGSLQVKVMLALRQPLQQRLAAISAAGLTVTGMAPTLLVAAWLTGLNGLFLQCGDKTLECLSCRSGHVDMAVSREQAHASNAQLLLPIRQELAANDELCVLNENDLTAKIGQEMDRTLHVFSLNVGDSVPPLKALPHRIDLVPPHVLQQRRLRLRLLIVAGLLFVVSLLVYPAAEWLGKQSALAGLDDDISEMRHQAEALSTLRQQNQEMTDRAERLAAYMQGRTQPLDLLKEVTDVLTAETWLSALEIHEQQLILRGTTADATAVLEALATSPLLQDVKFDSPVVKKGALETFSIVATLK; the protein is encoded by the coding sequence ATGGCTTTTTTACCGAAAACTCATGTTCTCTTATGTTGTGAACACCGCCTGCTGCTCTATCAGATTCAGAGTCAGAAAGTCGTTTTTTCACAGGAGTGGGCTCTGAATGACGAGGGGGACTTCTCTTCTGCGCTGTTGGAGGTTCGGCAAGCCTTGCCACAAAAAAGTGATGAGGCTCTGATTGTCGGCTTTCCCCTCAATGCCTTTAATTTTGTTCGCTTTACGCTGCCGAGTGCGGCTCAGGAAAATCTGGACGAAGCTGTTGGGTACGAATTGATGCGTCATGTGGCTTATGACCTGTCTCAGGCCTGGTACGATTATCGGGTTTCGGAAGAAGGCGGGAGCTTGCAGGTCAAAGTCATGTTGGCCCTTCGCCAACCACTTCAACAACGGCTGGCGGCAATTTCCGCTGCAGGTTTGACGGTGACCGGAATGGCGCCGACGCTCCTGGTCGCCGCATGGCTTACCGGACTTAATGGACTGTTTCTCCAGTGCGGTGACAAAACGCTTGAGTGTTTATCTTGTCGCTCCGGCCATGTCGATATGGCCGTTTCACGAGAACAAGCCCATGCTTCGAACGCTCAGCTTTTGTTGCCCATCCGGCAGGAACTGGCAGCCAATGATGAGCTGTGCGTTCTCAATGAAAATGATTTGACGGCAAAAATCGGTCAGGAAATGGACCGAACATTGCATGTTTTTTCACTGAATGTCGGTGATTCTGTACCGCCGCTGAAAGCTTTGCCGCACCGCATTGATCTTGTTCCGCCGCATGTGCTGCAACAGCGACGCTTGCGTTTGCGCTTGCTGATCGTTGCGGGTCTGCTTTTTGTTGTGAGTTTGCTGGTTTATCCTGCAGCGGAATGGCTGGGAAAACAGAGCGCTCTGGCTGGACTTGACGACGATATCAGCGAGATGCGTCATCAAGCTGAAGCACTGTCAACGTTACGTCAGCAGAATCAAGAAATGACAGATCGTGCTGAACGCCTTGCTGCCTATATGCAAGGTCGAACGCAGCCCCTTGATCTGCTCAAGGAAGTGACTGATGTTCTGACGGCGGAAACTTGGTTAAGCGCTTTGGAAATTCATGAGCAACAATTGATCCTGCGCGGAACCACGGCTGACGCTACGGCGGTGCTGGAAGCCCTGGCAACGTCACCTTTGTTGCAGGATGTCAAGTTTGACTCTCCCGTAGTGAAGAAGGGCGCTCTGGAAACGTTTTCCATCGTCGCTACACTCAAGTGA
- a CDS encoding type II secretion system protein GspK → MTTRSCSDPLKHPHFCGLASNSTGSALVAVLWILLLLSVMALSYARTTRLQARSSLTRTEILRDHYRLESAFEIGQHEYDKYVRNKSLLARREEIEESTGKPLVLWYPRYAPWLVEIDGATMAVQLYNEAGRFDVRQMTSDQWERVLIVCGVADEELRGALRDAIADWNDSDEAHHLQGVESEAYLEKDPPYRSKNYTVQSLAELLLVHGVTNELYYGTAEHPGLIDFLSVYGHVGKLDINCAAPQTLALAESLDEDELQAVLDYRQQQQIRSLAELAELVGVDSYSQLQRDFQVVETPDYVTISVSHWPVSTAMPPALWSHRTFKVE, encoded by the coding sequence ATGACGACCAGATCCTGCTCTGATCCTTTAAAACATCCTCATTTCTGCGGCTTAGCGTCAAACTCAACTGGTAGTGCGCTGGTTGCCGTACTGTGGATTTTACTGTTGTTGTCGGTGATGGCCTTGAGCTATGCTCGCACAACCCGACTTCAGGCACGGAGTAGTTTGACCCGTACAGAAATTTTGCGCGATCACTACCGCCTTGAGAGCGCTTTTGAAATCGGGCAGCATGAATACGACAAATACGTTCGTAATAAGTCGTTGCTCGCTCGTCGCGAAGAAATCGAAGAGTCGACCGGCAAGCCCTTGGTGTTGTGGTATCCGCGTTATGCCCCCTGGCTGGTTGAGATTGACGGGGCGACCATGGCGGTACAACTTTATAATGAAGCGGGGCGTTTTGATGTCCGTCAGATGACATCTGATCAGTGGGAACGGGTTCTCATCGTTTGTGGTGTGGCGGATGAAGAGTTGCGTGGTGCCTTGCGCGACGCGATTGCTGATTGGAATGACAGCGATGAAGCACATCACCTGCAAGGCGTTGAAAGCGAAGCCTATCTGGAAAAAGATCCTCCCTATCGGAGCAAAAACTATACTGTCCAGTCCCTGGCCGAATTGCTCCTTGTTCACGGGGTGACAAATGAGCTTTATTATGGCACGGCAGAACATCCCGGCTTGATCGATTTTTTGTCCGTCTATGGTCATGTCGGCAAGTTGGATATTAACTGTGCCGCCCCGCAGACACTGGCCCTGGCTGAAAGTCTGGATGAGGATGAACTTCAAGCGGTTCTTGACTATCGTCAACAGCAGCAGATCCGCTCTTTGGCTGAGCTGGCCGAGCTGGTCGGTGTGGACAGTTACAGCCAGCTACAGCGTGATTTTCAGGTTGTCGAAACCCCTGATTATGTTACTATCTCCGTTTCGCACTGGCCTGTTTCGACTGCAATGCCTCCAGCGTTGTGGTCCCATCGGACATTCAAGGTTGAGTAA
- a CDS encoding type II secretion system protein codes for MIFLFEKTTNRYRRNQGFTLIELMISLVILSLLITVLYQAFATASRVWTKQEVFDEVRARQMAVSRLIRSDFQHLLPYHYLGENGEYDFFAMAPNVVFYATSEGFGARNRDRFGLFFTCCYLQPEDDGTLTLKLFKTSHPETDFLDLFEQFLGQSVQEQQAWVPPLFLRENSVTVLSGVTNGGFFTFSLPISLEELDIDEEERFFQRVAEPFLLQREVPPGIRFIYQFNQDWYRHEVIPFCQPDPTVTDEEAGQ; via the coding sequence GTGATCTTTCTGTTTGAGAAAACGACCAATCGTTATCGAAGAAATCAGGGCTTCACCTTGATTGAGCTGATGATTTCATTGGTCATTCTGTCGTTGTTGATCACCGTGTTGTATCAGGCGTTTGCAACAGCGTCACGGGTGTGGACAAAGCAGGAAGTGTTCGATGAAGTTCGTGCCCGTCAGATGGCTGTCAGTCGGCTGATCCGCTCGGATTTTCAGCACCTGCTGCCTTATCATTATCTGGGCGAAAATGGCGAGTATGATTTTTTTGCCATGGCGCCGAATGTTGTTTTCTATGCAACCAGTGAAGGATTTGGTGCCCGCAATCGAGATCGTTTCGGACTTTTTTTTACCTGCTGCTATCTTCAGCCTGAGGATGATGGCACTTTGACTCTGAAGTTATTTAAAACGTCCCATCCGGAAACGGATTTTCTCGATTTGTTTGAGCAGTTTCTTGGTCAGTCAGTGCAGGAACAACAGGCCTGGGTGCCGCCGTTGTTTTTGCGTGAAAACAGTGTCACGGTTCTCTCCGGGGTGACGAATGGCGGTTTCTTTACGTTCTCATTACCCATATCATTAGAAGAATTGGACATTGACGAAGAAGAGCGTTTCTTTCAGCGAGTAGCGGAACCGTTTCTGTTGCAACGTGAAGTGCCGCCAGGGATCCGTTTTATTTACCAGTTCAATCAGGACTGGTACCGTCATGAGGTCATTCCGTTTTGCCAACCTGATCCGACGGTCACTGATGAGGAGGCGGGGCAATGA
- a CDS encoding type II secretion system protein: protein MRLLYKNDEGFSLIEMLVAVVLVGMVLTVFLQVFSGSMRLSRKSRAMLEQHLQAEQLFSRFLLQDERDDLFPWQGENETGRWEIVLQERDTVIPLEEQEEVVITLPSELFVETLTFYPVATDSSIVLQQIRRRPLNYYTEDFRQQFVLPADEEEAQ, encoded by the coding sequence ATGCGTCTGTTGTACAAGAATGATGAGGGCTTTTCTCTCATTGAGATGTTGGTGGCTGTTGTCCTGGTCGGCATGGTCCTGACCGTTTTTCTCCAGGTGTTTTCAGGCAGTATGCGCCTGTCGCGCAAAAGCCGGGCAATGTTGGAGCAGCACCTGCAAGCGGAACAATTGTTTTCCAGATTTTTGTTGCAGGATGAGCGTGACGACCTTTTCCCCTGGCAGGGGGAAAATGAAACAGGGCGTTGGGAGATTGTCCTGCAAGAGCGTGATACGGTGATTCCGCTTGAAGAGCAAGAAGAGGTTGTTATTACTCTGCCTTCGGAGTTGTTTGTTGAAACTCTGACGTTCTATCCTGTCGCAACAGACTCTTCGATTGTTTTACAGCAAATCAGGCGCAGGCCTTTGAATTATTACACCGAAGACTTTCGTCAGCAATTTGTGCTTCCGGCGGATGAGGAGGAAGCTCAGTGA
- a CDS encoding prepilin-type N-terminal cleavage/methylation domain-containing protein, with protein sequence MAAKRFSHGFTLIELIIVVLLISLSASLVIGLNFRQSDSVRLSAASRELQAFLQLARSRAVFLGQDNRCFYQASSRQITAQLAARPLVLPENVSLVFDDDQHGITSDPETIQPLLHYYPDGSAAAPLFSLINASKRIAVTIDPLLGFVTMEPQALSDVTQEGK encoded by the coding sequence ATGGCTGCAAAGCGCTTCTCTCATGGTTTTACCCTCATTGAACTGATCATTGTTGTTTTGTTGATCAGTTTAAGTGCCTCGTTGGTGATCGGTCTCAATTTTCGCCAAAGTGACAGTGTGCGACTCAGTGCCGCCTCACGGGAGCTTCAGGCTTTTTTGCAACTTGCCCGCAGCCGGGCTGTTTTTCTTGGTCAGGATAACCGCTGTTTCTATCAGGCATCATCCCGCCAAATTACGGCCCAGCTCGCGGCGCGCCCCCTTGTCTTGCCCGAAAATGTGTCGTTGGTCTTTGACGACGACCAACATGGCATAACAAGCGATCCCGAGACAATACAACCACTTCTCCATTACTATCCTGACGGTTCGGCCGCTGCGCCTCTCTTCTCTCTGATTAACGCCAGTAAACGCATCGCTGTCACTATCGATCCACTGCTTGGTTTTGTCACCATGGAACCACAGGCATTATCGGATGTGACGCAGGAAGGGAAATAA
- the gspG gene encoding type II secretion system major pseudopilin GspG, giving the protein MVRQRYTSEQGFTLIELLVVMIIIGLLASLVAPKMFNKVDSSKVKTARAQIELLGTALDSYRLDNSAYPTTQQGLSVLRTRPDAVKTWDGPYLPKDIPLDPWGNSYVYKAPGEHNEYDLSSYGADGKVGGEDDAADINSWEN; this is encoded by the coding sequence ATGGTACGACAACGCTATACATCAGAGCAGGGTTTTACCCTGATTGAACTTCTGGTCGTTATGATTATTATCGGTCTGCTGGCTTCTTTGGTCGCCCCGAAAATGTTTAATAAGGTGGATAGTTCCAAAGTGAAAACAGCTCGTGCCCAGATTGAATTACTCGGAACGGCACTTGATTCCTATCGTCTTGACAACTCGGCGTATCCGACGACACAGCAGGGACTTTCCGTGTTGCGTACCCGTCCTGATGCGGTTAAGACATGGGATGGTCCATATCTGCCCAAAGATATTCCTCTTGATCCCTGGGGAAACAGCTATGTCTATAAAGCTCCAGGCGAACACAATGAGTATGATCTCTCCTCATACGGCGCTGACGGAAAAGTTGGTGGTGAGGATGATGCGGCTGACATTAACAGCTGGGAAAACTGA
- a CDS encoding type II secretion system F family protein, protein MENHTYDYKAISSQGDVVTGQLQAGSEAAAATVLQQRGLTPLRIQAAGGTAAPKKAPVKVKAAKPVVQGRSIKRFSLPTLQRRASTRDLVMFSQDLAALLAAGVPLPRSLKIIAELVEKKSFEAVIVDLHEQIKQGSTFWEALENHPHYFSPVFVHMVKAGEAGGVLDRVLERLGSYLDGVQELKEYLLSAMMYPLFLLITAMASVTVLLTVVVPKFSVIFGDMGVELPMSTRILLGMGNFLQNYWWAVILVTISVVVSLRMYSRSPAGRTRMDQLKLRLPGLGSLFKRIEISRFCRTFGTLLTSGIPILSALQMVRGVLGNVVLSSSVENVHSELKQGGMLSESLAATGFFPAMAIQMIAIGEETGRMDQMLVRIADMYDREIRVTIKSFTSLFEPLIILLMGLVIGAMVISMLLAIFSVNDMGF, encoded by the coding sequence ATGGAAAATCACACCTATGACTATAAGGCCATTTCATCGCAGGGTGATGTGGTTACCGGCCAGCTTCAGGCGGGTTCGGAAGCTGCGGCAGCAACGGTTCTGCAACAGCGTGGGTTAACGCCCCTGCGCATCCAGGCTGCCGGAGGCACGGCTGCCCCAAAGAAGGCTCCGGTCAAAGTCAAGGCGGCGAAGCCTGTCGTCCAGGGACGTTCCATCAAGCGGTTCTCTCTGCCGACCTTGCAACGTCGTGCCAGTACCCGTGATCTGGTGATGTTTTCGCAGGATCTGGCCGCGTTGTTGGCTGCCGGTGTCCCCTTGCCACGTAGCTTGAAAATCATTGCTGAGTTGGTGGAAAAAAAGAGCTTTGAAGCGGTGATTGTCGATCTACACGAGCAGATCAAGCAGGGGAGCACCTTCTGGGAGGCCCTTGAAAATCATCCGCACTATTTCTCACCGGTTTTTGTCCATATGGTTAAAGCGGGAGAAGCCGGGGGCGTTCTCGACCGTGTTCTGGAGCGGTTGGGCAGCTATCTTGACGGGGTTCAGGAGCTGAAGGAATATCTGCTTTCAGCCATGATGTATCCGTTGTTCCTGCTTATTACAGCCATGGCTTCAGTGACGGTCCTTCTGACGGTGGTTGTGCCCAAGTTTTCCGTCATCTTTGGTGATATGGGTGTCGAGTTGCCGATGTCAACGCGGATATTGCTTGGAATGGGCAACTTCCTGCAGAACTATTGGTGGGCCGTGATTCTGGTGACAATTTCTGTGGTGGTGTCCTTACGGATGTACTCACGCTCCCCGGCGGGGCGCACGCGGATGGACCAACTGAAATTACGGCTTCCCGGTCTCGGTTCCCTGTTTAAGCGTATTGAGATTTCACGTTTCTGCCGAACATTCGGCACCTTGCTGACCAGCGGTATTCCGATTCTGTCCGCACTGCAAATGGTGCGTGGTGTTTTGGGCAATGTTGTTTTGAGCTCTTCGGTGGAAAATGTTCACTCGGAGTTGAAACAGGGGGGGATGCTTTCCGAGTCGTTGGCGGCGACAGGTTTTTTCCCTGCCATGGCGATTCAAATGATTGCTATTGGTGAAGAGACCGGTCGAATGGATCAGATGTTGGTGCGCATTGCCGACATGTATGATCGGGAAATCCGCGTCACCATCAAATCGTTCACGTCACTTTTCGAGCCGCTCATTATCCTGTTGATGGGACTTGTCATCGGCGCTATGGTCATCTCCATGCTGCTGGCGATTTTCAGTGTCAACGATATGGGTTTTTAA
- the gspE gene encoding type II secretion system ATPase GspE — translation MTSITQKMIDRGLFSAAELKKVMPAAHQGESDYRVAIKTGLVAEDVFLDLSAQELSLELLSELPEDYDPALFESISLLFMQNHCFFPVQIVDQSLHVAVNDPFDYQIVNGLQPLYPTHTIHLHLAREKKIRDWMQRFFTPTQTDESHDAEEDDVTLTYGYDDAEHLKDMASEAPVIKLVNQLLTKAVEDGASDIHIEPFQDQLQFRYRIDGVLVIQNQPPVALQQAIVSRIKIMARMDIAERRLPQDGRIRTKIAGKDIDIRVSCLPTMYGESVVMRILDRNRVDLNLETLGFPEKERERFEELITRPYGIVLVTGPTGSGKTTTLYAALQQINTPDKKIITIEDPVEYELSGINQVEVNSKAGLTFASGLRSIVRQDPDVILIGEIRDKETADIAIQSALTGHLVFSTLHTNDAAGAVTRLVELGVEDYLLSSAVIGIMAQRLVRVLCPECKEAFVPEAQVCHKLGLPFTPTAEKPVYRPVGCRHCNDSGYRGRLAIFELMPVTERIRQSILDSSASSRIRDVALEEGMLLLRQDGWRNVEAGITSIAEVLRVS, via the coding sequence ATGACAAGCATTACGCAAAAAATGATCGACCGCGGACTGTTTAGTGCCGCTGAGCTAAAAAAAGTGATGCCGGCCGCCCACCAGGGGGAGTCGGATTACCGTGTTGCGATCAAAACAGGTCTTGTTGCCGAGGATGTTTTTCTTGATCTGTCCGCTCAGGAGCTGTCTCTTGAGTTGCTGAGCGAATTGCCGGAAGACTATGATCCTGCTTTGTTTGAGAGTATTTCCTTGCTCTTTATGCAGAATCACTGCTTTTTTCCCGTACAAATCGTTGATCAAAGCCTTCATGTGGCGGTTAACGACCCCTTTGACTATCAGATCGTCAACGGTCTTCAGCCCCTGTACCCTACGCATACCATTCATCTGCACCTGGCCCGCGAGAAGAAAATTCGCGACTGGATGCAGCGCTTTTTCACTCCGACGCAAACGGATGAGTCCCATGACGCTGAAGAGGATGACGTCACTCTGACCTATGGCTATGATGACGCCGAACACCTCAAGGATATGGCGTCGGAAGCACCGGTCATCAAACTGGTCAACCAACTGCTGACCAAAGCGGTTGAAGACGGTGCCAGTGATATTCATATTGAACCGTTTCAGGACCAGCTGCAGTTTCGTTATCGAATCGACGGTGTACTGGTGATTCAGAATCAGCCGCCGGTCGCTTTACAGCAGGCGATTGTTTCACGTATCAAGATTATGGCTCGCATGGATATTGCCGAACGACGGCTACCGCAGGACGGCCGTATCCGGACAAAAATTGCCGGTAAGGATATTGATATTCGTGTTTCCTGCCTGCCGACCATGTACGGTGAAAGCGTGGTTATGCGTATTCTCGACCGCAACCGCGTCGATCTCAACCTTGAAACGCTGGGTTTTCCGGAAAAAGAGCGTGAGCGGTTTGAAGAACTGATCACACGTCCTTACGGCATTGTTCTGGTTACCGGCCCGACCGGTAGCGGTAAAACAACGACATTGTATGCGGCCCTGCAACAGATCAACACCCCGGATAAAAAGATCATCACCATCGAAGATCCGGTGGAGTATGAATTGTCCGGTATCAATCAGGTTGAAGTAAACAGTAAAGCCGGACTGACCTTTGCCAGTGGTCTGCGTTCCATTGTGCGTCAGGACCCGGATGTCATTCTGATCGGTGAGATTCGCGACAAGGAAACTGCGGATATCGCGATCCAGTCGGCATTGACCGGCCACCTGGTGTTTTCCACCCTGCATACCAACGATGCGGCCGGTGCCGTAACCCGTCTAGTTGAACTCGGGGTTGAGGATTATCTGCTCTCATCCGCGGTCATCGGCATTATGGCGCAACGTCTGGTGCGGGTGTTGTGTCCCGAGTGTAAAGAAGCATTTGTACCGGAGGCTCAGGTCTGTCACAAACTGGGCCTGCCTTTTACGCCGACTGCTGAAAAGCCGGTTTATCGGCCGGTTGGTTGCCGACACTGCAATGATTCGGGCTACCGTGGGCGTCTCGCCATTTTTGAGCTGATGCCCGTCACTGAACGCATCCGTCAAAGTATCCTCGATTCCAGCGCATCAAGCCGAATTCGTGATGTCGCTCTTGAAGAAGGCATGCTGTTGCTGCGCCAGGATGGCTGGCGTAATGTTGAAGCCGGAATCACTTCGATTGCCGAAGTGCTCCGGGTTAGTTAA
- a CDS encoding glycosyltransferase family 2 protein, with product MGQRWHDLTVVIVNYNGATWLHRCLTALFAQRVLPGEVLLVDNASSDESLQIVAGFPDVRVLAQTENLGFAAGNNLALRHLSEHCRWVALLNADAFVSEDWLDELQRATRDAPNYAALGSRLLEASHPETLDGLGDCCHISGRVRRLRHGEKDTGPGPRQEVFSVCAAAALYRRAALEAVGGFDDDFFCFVEDVDLGFRLRLAGFSAAVVPQATVHHVGAGSSGGRFSPFAVYHGHRNLLWLYVKNMPDGLFWLFLPLHVGIQLASIVRCMIRGQARCVLRAKRDSLLGLPNIWRKRRLIQSGRSTSVYAIFTTLTKTP from the coding sequence GTGGGTCAACGTTGGCACGATCTGACGGTCGTCATTGTTAATTACAATGGCGCGACCTGGCTGCACCGTTGCCTGACCGCGTTATTTGCTCAGCGTGTGCTTCCCGGCGAAGTTCTGCTGGTCGATAATGCCAGCAGCGATGAATCTCTGCAGATTGTTGCAGGGTTTCCCGATGTTCGAGTCTTGGCGCAGACAGAAAATTTGGGGTTTGCCGCAGGAAACAATCTCGCTTTGCGCCATCTCTCTGAGCACTGTCGTTGGGTCGCATTACTGAATGCCGACGCTTTTGTCAGTGAAGACTGGTTGGATGAATTGCAGCGCGCGACCCGCGATGCTCCGAACTACGCTGCTCTGGGAAGTCGTTTGCTGGAAGCTTCGCACCCTGAGACGCTGGATGGCCTCGGTGATTGCTGCCATATCAGTGGCCGGGTGCGCCGTCTGCGTCATGGCGAGAAGGATACCGGACCCGGGCCGCGGCAAGAGGTTTTTTCTGTGTGTGCGGCCGCTGCGCTTTACCGGAGAGCCGCTCTTGAAGCCGTTGGCGGCTTTGACGACGATTTTTTCTGCTTTGTTGAAGATGTTGATCTCGGTTTTCGGTTGCGTCTGGCGGGGTTTTCAGCGGCCGTGGTGCCGCAGGCAACTGTGCATCATGTCGGAGCGGGCTCCAGCGGCGGGCGTTTCAGCCCCTTTGCTGTCTACCATGGGCATCGCAATCTGCTCTGGCTTTATGTGAAAAATATGCCTGACGGTCTGTTCTGGCTGTTTCTCCCGTTGCATGTTGGCATCCAGCTGGCCTCTATTGTTCGTTGTATGATCCGAGGCCAAGCCCGGTGTGTGTTGCGAGCCAAGCGCGACAGTCTTCTGGGGCTTCCCAACATCTGGCGAAAACGCCGCCTGATTCAGTCTGGACGCTCGACATCGGTCTATGCTATTTTCACCACTTTAACGAAGACGCCTTGA
- a CDS encoding glycosyltransferase produces the protein MKILLILHQFYPEFCGGTERVALNLAHAAQKAGHAVHVLACSVSPERSSVSGHSTLPHAFETIYEGVPVTLLSRDALPATADISLEAGPSLVEPLADWMTRNRFDVAHVLHTMRMGSAVAALRKIRLPYLVTLTDFFLPCFRINRTNLDGQLCEGPEQGTRCGQDCLVGPWTSDSLQQRHQISAAFLEGAAIRVCPSDYVANFFRQAFDGLDFTVLPHGVDLVAAACAAALKAKKTQTLTLGYVGGIIPQKGLDVLLSAFKNIDSDHLRLQVVGGFFGDEQYQRQVRKLIDSDKRIELVGRVEPQEVFSRLQQFDVLCLPSLVPESFSLVFQEAAAVGVPSLVSDLGAPAERIRRNGGGYVVTAGDVDAWTQAIQALLNNPSLLEQWCKEIVLPLRLEEEGFLYESLYRQMAFESACAGKD, from the coding sequence ATGAAAATTCTTCTGATTTTGCACCAGTTTTATCCCGAGTTTTGTGGTGGCACTGAGCGTGTTGCCCTGAATCTGGCCCATGCTGCGCAAAAGGCTGGACACGCCGTGCATGTTTTGGCTTGTTCTGTTTCTCCCGAAAGATCCAGTGTCTCAGGTCACAGCACATTGCCGCATGCTTTTGAGACCATCTATGAGGGCGTGCCGGTGACACTGCTGTCACGGGATGCTTTGCCGGCGACTGCTGATATCAGTCTGGAGGCCGGGCCATCTCTTGTTGAGCCTTTGGCGGACTGGATGACACGCAACCGATTTGACGTCGCCCATGTGCTGCACACGATGCGTATGGGCTCGGCTGTCGCCGCCCTGCGTAAAATCCGTTTGCCGTACTTGGTGACACTGACTGATTTCTTTCTCCCCTGTTTTCGTATCAACCGGACTAATCTGGATGGCCAATTATGTGAGGGCCCCGAGCAAGGCACGCGTTGTGGCCAGGATTGTCTGGTCGGTCCCTGGACAAGCGACTCTTTGCAGCAACGTCACCAGATCTCTGCGGCATTTCTCGAAGGCGCAGCTATCCGTGTCTGCCCGTCTGATTATGTGGCGAATTTTTTCCGCCAGGCGTTTGACGGACTCGATTTTACCGTGTTGCCCCATGGGGTTGATCTGGTTGCCGCCGCCTGCGCAGCGGCCCTTAAGGCGAAAAAAACACAAACCTTGACGCTCGGCTATGTCGGCGGGATTATTCCGCAAAAAGGACTCGATGTTCTGCTGTCCGCTTTTAAGAACATTGACTCGGATCATTTACGCTTACAGGTTGTCGGTGGTTTTTTTGGTGACGAACAGTATCAACGTCAGGTGCGCAAACTGATCGATTCCGACAAGCGCATTGAGCTGGTTGGGCGGGTCGAGCCACAAGAAGTCTTTTCCCGTTTGCAGCAGTTTGATGTGTTGTGTTTACCTTCCCTTGTTCCGGAAAGTTTTTCTCTGGTCTTCCAGGAGGCTGCTGCCGTCGGCGTGCCGTCTCTGGTGTCTGACCTGGGCGCTCCGGCTGAACGGATTCGCCGGAATGGCGGTGGCTATGTCGTGACAGCAGGAGATGTGGATGCCTGGACGCAGGCCATTCAGGCTCTGCTCAACAACCCCTCGCTTCTAGAGCAATGGTGTAAAGAAATTGTCTTACCACTTCGTCTTGAAGAGGAGGGCTTTCTTTACGAGTCTCTCTACCGCCAGATGGCGTTTGAGTCGGCGTGTGCGGGAAAGGATTAA